CAGGCCGAGGACGCCAGCGAGCGAGAGGTAGTTCATGTCGTGGGCGGGGTAGTCCCGGTACGGGCCATCCTGGCCGAAGCCCGAGAGCGAGCAGTAGACGACGCGCGGGTTCAGCTGGCCGATCGTCGCATAGTCGGCGCCGAGCCGCTTCATGACGCCCGGGCGGAAGCCTTCGACGACCACGTCGGCGCTCGCGGCGAGCCTCCTGAAGATCTCCTGCCCGTCGACGGATTTCATGTTCAGCGTCATCGAGCGCTTGTTGCGGTTCGTGAACGTGTGGATCGTCCGGCGGACCCAGTCCTCGTCGGCCGGCCGCCCGGGCTCGGGGGTCTCGATCTTCAGGACGTCCGCCCCCATGTCAGCCAGCAGCATCCCGGGGAACTCCGCCGGCGGCACTCGCGCCAGCTCGAGAATTTTGATTCCGTCGAGCACGCCCATGCGCGTCTCCTCAGTCAGAGTCGCCCGCGAGCCGCGAGGTGAGGGCGCGAATGTCGGGGATGTCCTCGAGGTGCGCGAGCTGCTCGGCGACTCCCTCGACCTCGTCGCGCGGCAGGACGAGCGTCGCGCACGCGCGGAACTTGGCGCGGAGCGCGTCGGGGTTGAGGGGCGTGTCCGGATGCCCGCGCGCCCCGCGCGGCCCGGCCGTGAGCGTGCGCCCGTCCCGCACCCGCACGGTGACGCGGCTCCACGCGTGCTGCGCGAGCTCGTCCGGGAGCGCCGGATCCACGACCACCGTGATGCGCTCCATGAGGTCGCGCACGGCGTGATTCCGGACCTCGCCGTCCTCGAACGAGCGAAGGTCCACGCGTCCCTCGGCGAGCGCCGCCGCGGCGCAGAACTGCATCGAGAACTTCCGCTCGAGCGCCGTCGTCGGCCGCGGGTGGGCGAGGACGTCGGGAACGACGCGGTTCACGGCGACTTCAACAGCCGTCACATCGCGCGGCGTCAGCCCGTGAGCGGCGCGCAGCTCGAGGAGCGAGTCGATCGCCGAGTGGGTGAGGGCGCACGACGGATAGGGCTTGACCGCGATGCCCGAGGCGAGGAGCTGCCAGGCGCGGCCGAGCCCGTCCAGCGCCGGCTCGAGCCGCCGGGCGCCTCCGAACGCGGCGACATACCCCTGCTTGCCCTCGAGCGCCGACTCGGATGCGGTCAGCCCCTCGCGGGCGAGCTGCGCGGCGAGGATCCCGTTCCGCGCCGCGTGCCCCGCGTGGTAGGGCTTGGTCATCGAGCCGAAGTTCTCCTTGAGCCCCGACGCGTGCGTGGCGGCGATCGCGAGGGCGTGGCGCGTCTGGATCACGTCGAGCCGCAGGAGCCGCGCCGCCGCTGCGGCGCAGCCGAGGGTACCGATCGTGGACGTCGCGTGCCAGCCGCGAGTGTAGTGCTCGGGATTGAGCGCGGCGCCGAGAGTCGCGCCGACCTCGAAGCCGACGATGTAGGCGAGCGTCACGGCGCGCCCGTCGGCCGTCTCGGCCTCTCCCGCCGCGAGAGCGGCCGCCAGGAGCGGCACGCTCGGGTGCCCCATCAGCGCGAAGTTTGTGTCGTCGAAGTCGTGCGCGTGCCCGGCCGTGCCGTTGGCGAGCGCGGCCCACCCGGGGGAGGTTACGAACCGGGTGCCCACGACGGTCGCCAGGGGCGTGCCGCCCTCGGCGCGCGCGACCGCGCGGACGGCGCGCGCGGCGGGCTCGCCCGCGCCGGCGAGCATCACGCCGAGCGTATCGAGCGCGGCCAGGCGCACGCGGGCGAGCGCTTCGGGCGGGCAGTCCTCGAGCGCGGTCTTGACGGCGAACTCCGCGAGCCGGGCCGTGAGGCTCACAGGGGCACGATATCATGAGTGTGTGAGGGTCCGGTTTCTCGGATCGGGCGATGCGTTCGGCAGCGGCGGGCGGTTCCAGACGTGCATCCACGTCCAGGCGGCCGGCGCGCAGGTGCTGCTCGACTGCGGCGCCTCCTCGCTCGTCGCGATGCGCCGCTTCGGCGTGGACCCGCAGGCGATCGACGCCGTCGTCCTCTCGCACCTGCACGGTGATCACTTCGGCGGCGTGCCCTTCCTGATCCTCGACGCTCAATTCAAGCGGCGCACACGGCCGCTCACCGTGGCCGGCCCACCGGGCGTCGAGGCGCGGGTCCGCGCGACGATGGAGGTGCTGTTCCCCGGCTCGACCGCCGTCGAGCGCCGATTCGTCACGCGTTTCGTCGAGCTGGCCGAGCGGCTGCCGCAGGGACTCGGGCCGTTCACGGTGACGCCGTTCCCCGTGGTGCACGCCAGCGGGGCGCCGTCGTTCGCGCTGCGCCTGGCGTGCGACGGCAAGGTGATCGCCTACTCGGGGGACACCGAGTGGACCGAGGTCCTGGTCGACGCGGCGCGAGCGGCCGACCTGTTCATCGCGGAGGCGCTCTTCGTCGACAAGCGCGTCAAGTTCCACCTCGACGCGCAGACGCTGCTCGCGAACCGCGCGCGGCTCGACTGCCGCCGGCTCGTCGTGACGCACAT
This sequence is a window from Candidatus Methylomirabilota bacterium. Protein-coding genes within it:
- a CDS encoding MmgE/PrpD family protein, encoding MSLTARLAEFAVKTALEDCPPEALARVRLAALDTLGVMLAGAGEPAARAVRAVARAEGGTPLATVVGTRFVTSPGWAALANGTAGHAHDFDDTNFALMGHPSVPLLAAALAAGEAETADGRAVTLAYIVGFEVGATLGAALNPEHYTRGWHATSTIGTLGCAAAAARLLRLDVIQTRHALAIAATHASGLKENFGSMTKPYHAGHAARNGILAAQLAREGLTASESALEGKQGYVAAFGGARRLEPALDGLGRAWQLLASGIAVKPYPSCALTHSAIDSLLELRAAHGLTPRDVTAVEVAVNRVVPDVLAHPRPTTALERKFSMQFCAAAALAEGRVDLRSFEDGEVRNHAVRDLMERITVVVDPALPDELAQHAWSRVTVRVRDGRTLTAGPRGARGHPDTPLNPDALRAKFRACATLVLPRDEVEGVAEQLAHLEDIPDIRALTSRLAGDSD
- a CDS encoding MBL fold metallo-hydrolase: MRVRFLGSGDAFGSGGRFQTCIHVQAAGAQVLLDCGASSLVAMRRFGVDPQAIDAVVLSHLHGDHFGGVPFLILDAQFKRRTRPLTVAGPPGVEARVRATMEVLFPGSTAVERRFVTRFVELAERLPQGLGPFTVTPFPVVHASGAPSFALRLACDGKVIAYSGDTEWTEVLVDAARAADLFIAEALFVDKRVKFHLDAQTLLANRARLDCRRLVVTHMSDDVLGRLDALGVEAAEDGREFVV